From Daphnia pulicaria isolate SC F1-1A chromosome 4, SC_F0-13Bv2, whole genome shotgun sequence, one genomic window encodes:
- the LOC124336899 gene encoding heat shock 70 kDa protein 12A-like isoform X4 produces the protein MLQVCPAMDCEVSHYNQQRILGERPAGSALHRSPPSLQEAEDLNSVVVDVGQVDEQVATLWWALAQQTARVARRCTDKSNTTPLPVVVDAIRSHPGGWNAWAPVTSLSSRPGTEPTDSIPGCIASKAAVVDLTLSGWNSSSSSSGSSSQILSETMSTTPMSSPRLVREICEKYPPTGAGQRPSSATPQLQSYVYETSPSDSKGVQLLRYVRVSQSASVDPLPSEGQLRGSMRRPKSEVAIRKFSDSSGQQQNDDASSSVDCVQYESQDLGRDYEEPALGYSPIVVVAIDFGTTYSGYAFSFIHDPEEIHMMRKWEGGDPGIPNAKTPTVLLLKPTGQFHSFGYTARDYYHDLAARDTRQWLYFDKFKMTLHHQKQLGRSTLIQAANKVDSLPAVTVFAHALRFFKEHALRELSDQTAIPIHNEDIRWVITVPAIWRSAAKQLMREAAYEAGLGSDRLPQQVLISLEPEAASLFCRQLKRHQLKTERPADLHLTPANSVKPGPVKPWNRNMQRDSMYVDAVLDVCPGQRYMVVDCGGGTVDITVHQVMDLDGQHLKELHRATGGPYGSIGVDLAFEQLLDNIFGSDFMNHFKTRLPASYVDLMVSFEARKRHASPYRCNPLNIALPFSLIDCFRKYRGREVEFAIRKHGDQHVRWSTQGMLRLDQEAMKSLFQPTLRAIIEHIEDVLIHPDLIGIDYLFLVGGFAESPLLQQAVRTHFGEHVTVIIPQDVSLAILKGAVQYGVNPHAITVRRSRLTYGVAVLNRFIQGRHPIDKRVIKDGIAYCKDIFDKFVMADQSVSMGERVIRSYSPARRHQRRIVLNVFSADNDDVQFVTDPGVRLFATLSLDLGFTYAVKTRREIRVTMEFGDTEIRASAVDVFSGNTIKASFDFLDDKPQ, from the exons ATGCTGCAAGTCTGCCCGGCTATGGATTGCGAGGTCAGTCACTACAATCAGCAGCGCATCCTAGGGGAGCGGCCAGCAGGATCGGCATTGCATCGAAGCCCGCCATCATTGCAGGAAGCCGAAGATTTGAATAGTGTCGTCGTTGATGTGGGCCAGGTGGACGAACAAGTGGCCACATTGTGGTGGGCGTTGGCCCAGCAAACAGCTCGCGTTGCCCGCCGATGTACGGACAAGAGCAACACAACCCCGttgcctgttgttgttgatgcaaTTCGATCCCATCCAGGCGGCTGGAATGCGTGGGCTCCGGTGACGTCGCTTTCATCACGTCCCGGCACCGAACCAACCGACTCCATCCCCGGCTGCATCGCCTCAAAGGCCGCAGTCGTCGATCTGACGCTGTCGGGctggaacagcagcagcagcagctcaggtAGCTCATCCCAGATTCTCAGTGAGACCATGTCGACGACGCCGATGAGTTCACCGCGCTTGGTGCGCGAAATTTGCGAAAAGTATCCGCCGACTGGCGCCGGCCAGCGTCCGTCCTCGGCCACTCCACAACTGCAGTCGTACGTCTACGAGACGTCGCCGTCAGATTCGAAAGGCGTCCAGTTATTGCGTTACGTTCGCGTCTCACAGAGCGCCAGCGTCGACCCGTTACCCAGTGAGGGCCAGTTACGAGGTTCCATGCGCCGACCGAAATCGGAAGTCGCCATCCGCAAATTTTCCGACAGTTCGGGTCAACAGCAAAATGACGATGCTTCCAGCTCGGTGGATTGTGTCCAGTACGAGAGCCAAGATCTCGGCCGAGATTATGAAGAACCAGCACTTGGCTACTCACCCATCGTCGTCGTG GCCATAGATTTTGGTACCACATATTCGGGCTATGCGTTCAGCTTTATTCACGACCCGGAAGAAATTCATATGATGCGCAAATGGGAAG GTGGCGACCCAGGGATTCCCAATGCCAAAACACCAACGGTGCTTCTACTGAAACCGACTGGACAATTCCATTCGTTCGGTTACACGGCCCGTGATTATTATCACGACCTGGCTGCCCGCGATACTCGCCAATGGCTCTATTTTGACAAATTCAAGATGACCCTACACCACCAAAAGCAGCTGGGCAGGAGCACTCTGATTCAAGCCGCCAATAAAGTCGACTCGTTGCCCGCCGTCACCGTGTTCGCCCACGCTTTGCGCTTTTTCAAAGAACATGCGCTTCGTGAGCTTTCCGATCAGACGGCCATCCCCATCCACA ATGAGGATATCCGCTGGGTTATCACCGTTCCGGCCATCTGGCGTTCAGCGGCTAAGCAACTGATGCGTGAGGCAGCCTATGAGGCCGGCCTAGGTTCTGATCGTTTACCTCAGCAAGTGCTGATTTCACTGGAACCCGAAGCCGCCTCGCTTTTCTGTCGCCAATTGAAACGACATCAACTGAAAACCGAGAGACCGGCCGACCTTCATTTAACTCCGGCCAATTCCGTCAAACCGGGACCTGTGAAACCATGGAACCGAAATATGCAAAGAGATTCTATGTACGTCGACGCTGTTCTTGACGTTTGCCCAGGTCAACGCTACATGGTTGTCGATTGCGGTGGAGGCACAGTCGATATAACCGTCCATCAGGTCATGGATTTGGATGGCCAACACCTCAAAGAACTTCATCGGGCCACTGGTGGCCCTTACGGATCTATAG GTGTGGATTTGGCATTTGAACAACTGCTGGATAATATTTTTGGTTCTGATTTCATGAACCATTTCAAAACGCGTCTTCCAGCGTCGTACGTCGACCTG ATGGTTTCTTTTGAAGCTCGCAAGCGTCACGCCAGCCCCTATCGCTGCAATCCACTCAACATTGCGTTACCTTTCTCACTGATTGACTGTTTCCGCAAATATCGTGGGCGTGAAGTGGAATTCGCCATCCGCAAACACGGAGATCAGCACGTCCGCTGGTCCACCCAAG GAATGCTTCGCCTTGATCAGGAAGCCATGAAGTCTCTTTTCCAACCCACTCTACGTGCTATCATCGAG CACATTGAGGATGTTTTAATCCATCCGGATTTGATTGGAATCGATTATCTCTTCTTGGTTGGAGGTTTTGCCGAATCACCTCTTCTGCAACAAGCTGTCCGGACACATTTCGGAGAACACGTCACCGTTATTATCCCCCAg GATGTGAGTCTTGCCATCCTGAAAGGAGCCGTCCAATACGGAGTGAACCCACACGCCATCACAGTACGCCGTTCGCGCTTGACCTATGGTGTGGCCGTCCTCAACCGGTTCATCCAGGGCCGTCATCCGATTGATAAACGCGTCATCAAAGACGGCATCGCCTACTGCAAGGACATATTCGATAAATTCGTCATGGCCGATCAAAGTGTTAGCATGGGCGAGCGTGTCATACGCAGTTACAGCCCGGCTAGACGCCATCAGCGGCGCATCGTTCTCAACGTGTTCAGCGCCGATAATGACGACGTCCAG TTTGTTACGGATCCTGGTGTTCGTTTGTTTGCTACCCTCTCACTCGACCTGGGCTTCACCTACGCGGTCAAAACACGTCGTGAAATCCGCGTCACGATGGAATTCGGTGACACGGAGATACGCGCCTCGGCCGTCGACGTTTTTAGCGGCAACACCATCAAGGCTTCCTTCGACTTTCTCGACGACAAGCCGCAATAG
- the LOC124336899 gene encoding heat shock 70 kDa protein 12A-like isoform X2, whose product MATTVMPVLDVPSGSWRMSSSADLKNNDDYRVKLHQEFHFFLRSMLQVCPAMDCEVSHYNQQRILGERPAGSALHRSPPSLQEAEDLNSVVVDVGQVDEQVATLWWALAQQTARVARRCTDKSNTTPLPVVVDAIRSHPGGWNAWAPVTSLSSRPGTEPTDSIPGCIASKAAVVDLTLSGWNSSSSSSGSSSQILSETMSTTPMSSPRLVREICEKYPPTGAGQRPSSATPQLQSYVYETSPSDSKGVQLLRYVRVSQSASVDPLPSEGQLRGSMRRPKSEVAIRKFSDSSGQQQNDDASSSVDCVQYESQDLGRDYEEPALGYSPIVVVAIDFGTTYSGYAFSFIHDPEEIHMMRKWEGGDPGIPNAKTPTVLLLKPTGQFHSFGYTARDYYHDLAARDTRQWLYFDKFKMTLHHQKQLGRSTLIQAANKVDSLPAVTVFAHALRFFKEHALRELSDQTAIPIHNEDIRWVITVPAIWRSAAKQLMREAAYEAGLGSDRLPQQVLISLEPEAASLFCRQLKRHQLKTERPADLHLTPANSVKPGPVKPWNRNMQRDSMYVDAVLDVCPGQRYMVVDCGGGTVDITVHQVMDLDGQHLKELHRATGGPYGSIGVDLAFEQLLDNIFGSDFMNHFKTRLPASYVDLMVSFEARKRHASPYRCNPLNIALPFSLIDCFRKYRGREVEFAIRKHGDQHVRWSTQGMLRLDQEAMKSLFQPTLRAIIEHIEDVLIHPDLIGIDYLFLVGGFAESPLLQQAVRTHFGEHVTVIIPQDVSLAILKGAVQYGVNPHAITVRRSRLTYGVAVLNRFIQGRHPIDKRVIKDGIAYCKDIFDKFVMADQSVSMGERVIRSYSPARRHQRRIVLNVFSADNDDVQFVTDPGVRLFATLSLDLGFTYAVKTRREIRVTMEFGDTEIRASAVDVFSGNTIKASFDFLDDKPQ is encoded by the exons ATGGCCACCACCGTTATGCCGGTGCTGGACGTGCCTAGTGGCTCCTGGAGGATGTCTTCATCGGCCGACTTGAAGAACAACGACG ACTATAGGGTGAAATTGCATCAAGAGTTTCACTTCTTTTTGCGGAGCATGCTGCAAGTCTGCCCGGCTATGGATTGCGAGGTCAGTCACTACAATCAGCAGCGCATCCTAGGGGAGCGGCCAGCAGGATCGGCATTGCATCGAAGCCCGCCATCATTGCAGGAAGCCGAAGATTTGAATAGTGTCGTCGTTGATGTGGGCCAGGTGGACGAACAAGTGGCCACATTGTGGTGGGCGTTGGCCCAGCAAACAGCTCGCGTTGCCCGCCGATGTACGGACAAGAGCAACACAACCCCGttgcctgttgttgttgatgcaaTTCGATCCCATCCAGGCGGCTGGAATGCGTGGGCTCCGGTGACGTCGCTTTCATCACGTCCCGGCACCGAACCAACCGACTCCATCCCCGGCTGCATCGCCTCAAAGGCCGCAGTCGTCGATCTGACGCTGTCGGGctggaacagcagcagcagcagctcaggtAGCTCATCCCAGATTCTCAGTGAGACCATGTCGACGACGCCGATGAGTTCACCGCGCTTGGTGCGCGAAATTTGCGAAAAGTATCCGCCGACTGGCGCCGGCCAGCGTCCGTCCTCGGCCACTCCACAACTGCAGTCGTACGTCTACGAGACGTCGCCGTCAGATTCGAAAGGCGTCCAGTTATTGCGTTACGTTCGCGTCTCACAGAGCGCCAGCGTCGACCCGTTACCCAGTGAGGGCCAGTTACGAGGTTCCATGCGCCGACCGAAATCGGAAGTCGCCATCCGCAAATTTTCCGACAGTTCGGGTCAACAGCAAAATGACGATGCTTCCAGCTCGGTGGATTGTGTCCAGTACGAGAGCCAAGATCTCGGCCGAGATTATGAAGAACCAGCACTTGGCTACTCACCCATCGTCGTCGTG GCCATAGATTTTGGTACCACATATTCGGGCTATGCGTTCAGCTTTATTCACGACCCGGAAGAAATTCATATGATGCGCAAATGGGAAG GTGGCGACCCAGGGATTCCCAATGCCAAAACACCAACGGTGCTTCTACTGAAACCGACTGGACAATTCCATTCGTTCGGTTACACGGCCCGTGATTATTATCACGACCTGGCTGCCCGCGATACTCGCCAATGGCTCTATTTTGACAAATTCAAGATGACCCTACACCACCAAAAGCAGCTGGGCAGGAGCACTCTGATTCAAGCCGCCAATAAAGTCGACTCGTTGCCCGCCGTCACCGTGTTCGCCCACGCTTTGCGCTTTTTCAAAGAACATGCGCTTCGTGAGCTTTCCGATCAGACGGCCATCCCCATCCACA ATGAGGATATCCGCTGGGTTATCACCGTTCCGGCCATCTGGCGTTCAGCGGCTAAGCAACTGATGCGTGAGGCAGCCTATGAGGCCGGCCTAGGTTCTGATCGTTTACCTCAGCAAGTGCTGATTTCACTGGAACCCGAAGCCGCCTCGCTTTTCTGTCGCCAATTGAAACGACATCAACTGAAAACCGAGAGACCGGCCGACCTTCATTTAACTCCGGCCAATTCCGTCAAACCGGGACCTGTGAAACCATGGAACCGAAATATGCAAAGAGATTCTATGTACGTCGACGCTGTTCTTGACGTTTGCCCAGGTCAACGCTACATGGTTGTCGATTGCGGTGGAGGCACAGTCGATATAACCGTCCATCAGGTCATGGATTTGGATGGCCAACACCTCAAAGAACTTCATCGGGCCACTGGTGGCCCTTACGGATCTATAG GTGTGGATTTGGCATTTGAACAACTGCTGGATAATATTTTTGGTTCTGATTTCATGAACCATTTCAAAACGCGTCTTCCAGCGTCGTACGTCGACCTG ATGGTTTCTTTTGAAGCTCGCAAGCGTCACGCCAGCCCCTATCGCTGCAATCCACTCAACATTGCGTTACCTTTCTCACTGATTGACTGTTTCCGCAAATATCGTGGGCGTGAAGTGGAATTCGCCATCCGCAAACACGGAGATCAGCACGTCCGCTGGTCCACCCAAG GAATGCTTCGCCTTGATCAGGAAGCCATGAAGTCTCTTTTCCAACCCACTCTACGTGCTATCATCGAG CACATTGAGGATGTTTTAATCCATCCGGATTTGATTGGAATCGATTATCTCTTCTTGGTTGGAGGTTTTGCCGAATCACCTCTTCTGCAACAAGCTGTCCGGACACATTTCGGAGAACACGTCACCGTTATTATCCCCCAg GATGTGAGTCTTGCCATCCTGAAAGGAGCCGTCCAATACGGAGTGAACCCACACGCCATCACAGTACGCCGTTCGCGCTTGACCTATGGTGTGGCCGTCCTCAACCGGTTCATCCAGGGCCGTCATCCGATTGATAAACGCGTCATCAAAGACGGCATCGCCTACTGCAAGGACATATTCGATAAATTCGTCATGGCCGATCAAAGTGTTAGCATGGGCGAGCGTGTCATACGCAGTTACAGCCCGGCTAGACGCCATCAGCGGCGCATCGTTCTCAACGTGTTCAGCGCCGATAATGACGACGTCCAG TTTGTTACGGATCCTGGTGTTCGTTTGTTTGCTACCCTCTCACTCGACCTGGGCTTCACCTACGCGGTCAAAACACGTCGTGAAATCCGCGTCACGATGGAATTCGGTGACACGGAGATACGCGCCTCGGCCGTCGACGTTTTTAGCGGCAACACCATCAAGGCTTCCTTCGACTTTCTCGACGACAAGCCGCAATAG
- the LOC124336899 gene encoding heat shock 70 kDa protein 12A-like isoform X1 codes for MATTVMPVLDVPSGSWRMSSSADLKNNDVSDYRVKLHQEFHFFLRSMLQVCPAMDCEVSHYNQQRILGERPAGSALHRSPPSLQEAEDLNSVVVDVGQVDEQVATLWWALAQQTARVARRCTDKSNTTPLPVVVDAIRSHPGGWNAWAPVTSLSSRPGTEPTDSIPGCIASKAAVVDLTLSGWNSSSSSSGSSSQILSETMSTTPMSSPRLVREICEKYPPTGAGQRPSSATPQLQSYVYETSPSDSKGVQLLRYVRVSQSASVDPLPSEGQLRGSMRRPKSEVAIRKFSDSSGQQQNDDASSSVDCVQYESQDLGRDYEEPALGYSPIVVVAIDFGTTYSGYAFSFIHDPEEIHMMRKWEGGDPGIPNAKTPTVLLLKPTGQFHSFGYTARDYYHDLAARDTRQWLYFDKFKMTLHHQKQLGRSTLIQAANKVDSLPAVTVFAHALRFFKEHALRELSDQTAIPIHNEDIRWVITVPAIWRSAAKQLMREAAYEAGLGSDRLPQQVLISLEPEAASLFCRQLKRHQLKTERPADLHLTPANSVKPGPVKPWNRNMQRDSMYVDAVLDVCPGQRYMVVDCGGGTVDITVHQVMDLDGQHLKELHRATGGPYGSIGVDLAFEQLLDNIFGSDFMNHFKTRLPASYVDLMVSFEARKRHASPYRCNPLNIALPFSLIDCFRKYRGREVEFAIRKHGDQHVRWSTQGMLRLDQEAMKSLFQPTLRAIIEHIEDVLIHPDLIGIDYLFLVGGFAESPLLQQAVRTHFGEHVTVIIPQDVSLAILKGAVQYGVNPHAITVRRSRLTYGVAVLNRFIQGRHPIDKRVIKDGIAYCKDIFDKFVMADQSVSMGERVIRSYSPARRHQRRIVLNVFSADNDDVQFVTDPGVRLFATLSLDLGFTYAVKTRREIRVTMEFGDTEIRASAVDVFSGNTIKASFDFLDDKPQ; via the exons ATGGCCACCACCGTTATGCCGGTGCTGGACGTGCCTAGTGGCTCCTGGAGGATGTCTTCATCGGCCGACTTGAAGAACAACGACG TTTCAGACTATAGGGTGAAATTGCATCAAGAGTTTCACTTCTTTTTGCGGAGCATGCTGCAAGTCTGCCCGGCTATGGATTGCGAGGTCAGTCACTACAATCAGCAGCGCATCCTAGGGGAGCGGCCAGCAGGATCGGCATTGCATCGAAGCCCGCCATCATTGCAGGAAGCCGAAGATTTGAATAGTGTCGTCGTTGATGTGGGCCAGGTGGACGAACAAGTGGCCACATTGTGGTGGGCGTTGGCCCAGCAAACAGCTCGCGTTGCCCGCCGATGTACGGACAAGAGCAACACAACCCCGttgcctgttgttgttgatgcaaTTCGATCCCATCCAGGCGGCTGGAATGCGTGGGCTCCGGTGACGTCGCTTTCATCACGTCCCGGCACCGAACCAACCGACTCCATCCCCGGCTGCATCGCCTCAAAGGCCGCAGTCGTCGATCTGACGCTGTCGGGctggaacagcagcagcagcagctcaggtAGCTCATCCCAGATTCTCAGTGAGACCATGTCGACGACGCCGATGAGTTCACCGCGCTTGGTGCGCGAAATTTGCGAAAAGTATCCGCCGACTGGCGCCGGCCAGCGTCCGTCCTCGGCCACTCCACAACTGCAGTCGTACGTCTACGAGACGTCGCCGTCAGATTCGAAAGGCGTCCAGTTATTGCGTTACGTTCGCGTCTCACAGAGCGCCAGCGTCGACCCGTTACCCAGTGAGGGCCAGTTACGAGGTTCCATGCGCCGACCGAAATCGGAAGTCGCCATCCGCAAATTTTCCGACAGTTCGGGTCAACAGCAAAATGACGATGCTTCCAGCTCGGTGGATTGTGTCCAGTACGAGAGCCAAGATCTCGGCCGAGATTATGAAGAACCAGCACTTGGCTACTCACCCATCGTCGTCGTG GCCATAGATTTTGGTACCACATATTCGGGCTATGCGTTCAGCTTTATTCACGACCCGGAAGAAATTCATATGATGCGCAAATGGGAAG GTGGCGACCCAGGGATTCCCAATGCCAAAACACCAACGGTGCTTCTACTGAAACCGACTGGACAATTCCATTCGTTCGGTTACACGGCCCGTGATTATTATCACGACCTGGCTGCCCGCGATACTCGCCAATGGCTCTATTTTGACAAATTCAAGATGACCCTACACCACCAAAAGCAGCTGGGCAGGAGCACTCTGATTCAAGCCGCCAATAAAGTCGACTCGTTGCCCGCCGTCACCGTGTTCGCCCACGCTTTGCGCTTTTTCAAAGAACATGCGCTTCGTGAGCTTTCCGATCAGACGGCCATCCCCATCCACA ATGAGGATATCCGCTGGGTTATCACCGTTCCGGCCATCTGGCGTTCAGCGGCTAAGCAACTGATGCGTGAGGCAGCCTATGAGGCCGGCCTAGGTTCTGATCGTTTACCTCAGCAAGTGCTGATTTCACTGGAACCCGAAGCCGCCTCGCTTTTCTGTCGCCAATTGAAACGACATCAACTGAAAACCGAGAGACCGGCCGACCTTCATTTAACTCCGGCCAATTCCGTCAAACCGGGACCTGTGAAACCATGGAACCGAAATATGCAAAGAGATTCTATGTACGTCGACGCTGTTCTTGACGTTTGCCCAGGTCAACGCTACATGGTTGTCGATTGCGGTGGAGGCACAGTCGATATAACCGTCCATCAGGTCATGGATTTGGATGGCCAACACCTCAAAGAACTTCATCGGGCCACTGGTGGCCCTTACGGATCTATAG GTGTGGATTTGGCATTTGAACAACTGCTGGATAATATTTTTGGTTCTGATTTCATGAACCATTTCAAAACGCGTCTTCCAGCGTCGTACGTCGACCTG ATGGTTTCTTTTGAAGCTCGCAAGCGTCACGCCAGCCCCTATCGCTGCAATCCACTCAACATTGCGTTACCTTTCTCACTGATTGACTGTTTCCGCAAATATCGTGGGCGTGAAGTGGAATTCGCCATCCGCAAACACGGAGATCAGCACGTCCGCTGGTCCACCCAAG GAATGCTTCGCCTTGATCAGGAAGCCATGAAGTCTCTTTTCCAACCCACTCTACGTGCTATCATCGAG CACATTGAGGATGTTTTAATCCATCCGGATTTGATTGGAATCGATTATCTCTTCTTGGTTGGAGGTTTTGCCGAATCACCTCTTCTGCAACAAGCTGTCCGGACACATTTCGGAGAACACGTCACCGTTATTATCCCCCAg GATGTGAGTCTTGCCATCCTGAAAGGAGCCGTCCAATACGGAGTGAACCCACACGCCATCACAGTACGCCGTTCGCGCTTGACCTATGGTGTGGCCGTCCTCAACCGGTTCATCCAGGGCCGTCATCCGATTGATAAACGCGTCATCAAAGACGGCATCGCCTACTGCAAGGACATATTCGATAAATTCGTCATGGCCGATCAAAGTGTTAGCATGGGCGAGCGTGTCATACGCAGTTACAGCCCGGCTAGACGCCATCAGCGGCGCATCGTTCTCAACGTGTTCAGCGCCGATAATGACGACGTCCAG TTTGTTACGGATCCTGGTGTTCGTTTGTTTGCTACCCTCTCACTCGACCTGGGCTTCACCTACGCGGTCAAAACACGTCGTGAAATCCGCGTCACGATGGAATTCGGTGACACGGAGATACGCGCCTCGGCCGTCGACGTTTTTAGCGGCAACACCATCAAGGCTTCCTTCGACTTTCTCGACGACAAGCCGCAATAG